The following proteins come from a genomic window of Carassius auratus strain Wakin unplaced genomic scaffold, ASM336829v1 scaf_tig00012905, whole genome shotgun sequence:
- the LOC113073806 gene encoding leucine-rich repeat transmembrane neuronal protein 4 isoform X1: MGFAMRHRWFMVPLLMQAWLSATPCSGERPCPRSCRCDGKIVYCESSAFRDVPKNLSGGCQGLSLRYNSLASLKAGQFVGLNQLIWLYLDHNYIANVDTHAFQGIRRLKELILSSNKITLLHNTTFHLVPNLRNLDLSYNKLQALKPGQFQGLRKLLSLHMRSNSLKNLPSRLFQDCRNLEFLDLGYNRLRSITRNSMSGLMKLTELHIEHNQFSKINFFNFPRFYNLRALYLQWNRIRTMSEGLTWTWTSLQKLDLSGNDLQEIDADVFQAMPNLQMLNLDSNKLVNVSQEAVDAWTSLTAISLAGNMWDCGPVVCPLVAWLRTFRGNKEINMICALPKEAQGEKVMDTVDASGVCRGSPATPSTVIIPSTSFVAFAQTPASSFIPTIKSGDSRRSQGTSLEGTPSSAPSQPAVPPPEQDFEPVSFHKIVAGSVALFLSVAMILLVIYVSWKRYPSSVKQLQENSAAAHKRRKKSRETERTLSTPLQEYYVDYKPNNTEGTDVLVNGTGPCTYTISGSRECEVRLHTTYSPLILVRREVSFLTVFKKFFLFLCCFDATFGRFLLDKSVCMGGTCFWQGYFSKCFWHSM; encoded by the exons ATGG GCTTTGCCATGAGGCACCGCTGGTTCATGGTGCCACTGCTAATGCAGGCATGGCTGTCTGCCACCCCTTGCTCTGGTGAGCGTCCTTGCCCTCGGAGTTGTCGATGCGATGGCAAAATTGTATACTGTGAGTCCAGCGCATTCCGTGATGTTCCCAAGAACCTCTCAGGCGGCTGTCAAGGCCTGTCCCTGCGGTATAACAGCCTAGCAAGCCTGAAGGCTGGCCAATTTGTTGGCCTCAACCAGCTCATTTGGCTGTACCTCGACCACAACTACATTGCAAATGTGGATACACATGCTTTTCAAGGGATACGGAGGCTCAAGGAGCTAATATTGAGCTCCAACAAGATCACACTGCTGCATAACACCACATTTCACCTGGTACCAAACTTGAGGAACCTGGACCTTTCCTATAACAAGCTACAAGCTCTAAAACCAGGGCAGTTCCAGGGACTGCGAAAGCTACTCAGCTTGCACATGCGCTCCAACTCCCTTAAGAATCTTCCCTCTCGCCTTTTTCAAGACTGCCGTAATCTTGAATTCCTTGACCTTGGCTACAACCGTCTGCGGAGCATCACTCGCAATTCAATGTCTGGCCTGATGAAGCTAACTGAGCTGCATATAGAGCATAACCAGTTCTCTAAAATCAACTTTTTCAACTTTCCACGATTCTATAACTTACGTGCTCTTTACCTACAGTGGAACCGGATTAGGACCATGAGTGAAGGCCTCACATGGACATGGACGTCATTGCAGAAGCTAGACCTTTCAGGAAATGACCTGCAGGAGATAGATGCAGACGTGTTCCAGGCCATGCCAAATCTGCAGATGCTTAACTTGGATTCAAACAAGCTTGTCAATGTTTCTCAAGAAGCTGTGGATGCTTGGACCTCTCTGACTGCAATTAGTCTGGCAGGAAACATGTGGGACTGTGGACCAGTTGTGTGTCCACTGGTGGCCTGGCTGAGAACCTTCCGTGGaaacaaagaaattaatatgATTTGTGCATTACCCAAAGAAGCTCAAGGGGAGAAGGTTATGGATACAGTTGACGCAAGTGGAGTTTGCAGGGGTTCCCCTGCTACACCATCAACTGTAATTATTCCCTCTACTTCTTTTGTCGCCTTTGCCCAGACCCCTGCCAGCTCTTTTATCCCAACCATCAAATCTGGAGACAGCAGAAGGAGCCAGGGGACGTCCTTGGAAGGCACCCCGTCTTCAGCACCTTCTCAGCCTGCTGTCCCACCACCTGAGCAAGACTTCGAACCGGTGTCTTTCCACAAGATAGTTGCAGGAAGTGTTGCCCTCTTCCTGTCAGTTGCCATGATCCTCCTGGTAATTTATGTCTCATGGAAGCGCTATCCAAGCAGTGTTAAGCAGCTACAAGAAAACTCGGCTGCTGCTCACAAACGTCGGAAAAAATCACGGGAGACAGAGCGCACACTTAGCACACCATTGCAGGAGTACTATGTGGACTACAAACCTAATAACACAGAGGGTACGGATGTGCTGGTCAATGGGACTGGACCATGCACCTACACCATCTCTGGCTCCAGAGAATGTGAGGTAAGACTCCACACAACTTATAGTCCATTGATATTGGTGAGAAGAGAAGTcagttttttaacagtttttaagaAATTCTTTCTGTTCTTGTGCTGTTTCGATGCCACATTTGGGAGATTTTTGTTGGATAAAAGTGTATGCATGGGAGGGACATGTTTTTGGCAGGGTTATTTTAGCAAGTGTTTTTGGCACAGTATGTAG
- the LOC113073806 gene encoding leucine-rich repeat transmembrane neuronal protein 4 isoform X2 — MRHRWFMVPLLMQAWLSATPCSGERPCPRSCRCDGKIVYCESSAFRDVPKNLSGGCQGLSLRYNSLASLKAGQFVGLNQLIWLYLDHNYIANVDTHAFQGIRRLKELILSSNKITLLHNTTFHLVPNLRNLDLSYNKLQALKPGQFQGLRKLLSLHMRSNSLKNLPSRLFQDCRNLEFLDLGYNRLRSITRNSMSGLMKLTELHIEHNQFSKINFFNFPRFYNLRALYLQWNRIRTMSEGLTWTWTSLQKLDLSGNDLQEIDADVFQAMPNLQMLNLDSNKLVNVSQEAVDAWTSLTAISLAGNMWDCGPVVCPLVAWLRTFRGNKEINMICALPKEAQGEKVMDTVDASGVCRGSPATPSTVIIPSTSFVAFAQTPASSFIPTIKSGDSRRSQGTSLEGTPSSAPSQPAVPPPEQDFEPVSFHKIVAGSVALFLSVAMILLVIYVSWKRYPSSVKQLQENSAAAHKRRKKSRETERTLSTPLQEYYVDYKPNNTEGTDVLVNGTGPCTYTISGSRECEVRLHTTYSPLILVRREVSFLTVFKKFFLFLCCFDATFGRFLLDKSVCMGGTCFWQGYFSKCFWHSM, encoded by the coding sequence ATGAGGCACCGCTGGTTCATGGTGCCACTGCTAATGCAGGCATGGCTGTCTGCCACCCCTTGCTCTGGTGAGCGTCCTTGCCCTCGGAGTTGTCGATGCGATGGCAAAATTGTATACTGTGAGTCCAGCGCATTCCGTGATGTTCCCAAGAACCTCTCAGGCGGCTGTCAAGGCCTGTCCCTGCGGTATAACAGCCTAGCAAGCCTGAAGGCTGGCCAATTTGTTGGCCTCAACCAGCTCATTTGGCTGTACCTCGACCACAACTACATTGCAAATGTGGATACACATGCTTTTCAAGGGATACGGAGGCTCAAGGAGCTAATATTGAGCTCCAACAAGATCACACTGCTGCATAACACCACATTTCACCTGGTACCAAACTTGAGGAACCTGGACCTTTCCTATAACAAGCTACAAGCTCTAAAACCAGGGCAGTTCCAGGGACTGCGAAAGCTACTCAGCTTGCACATGCGCTCCAACTCCCTTAAGAATCTTCCCTCTCGCCTTTTTCAAGACTGCCGTAATCTTGAATTCCTTGACCTTGGCTACAACCGTCTGCGGAGCATCACTCGCAATTCAATGTCTGGCCTGATGAAGCTAACTGAGCTGCATATAGAGCATAACCAGTTCTCTAAAATCAACTTTTTCAACTTTCCACGATTCTATAACTTACGTGCTCTTTACCTACAGTGGAACCGGATTAGGACCATGAGTGAAGGCCTCACATGGACATGGACGTCATTGCAGAAGCTAGACCTTTCAGGAAATGACCTGCAGGAGATAGATGCAGACGTGTTCCAGGCCATGCCAAATCTGCAGATGCTTAACTTGGATTCAAACAAGCTTGTCAATGTTTCTCAAGAAGCTGTGGATGCTTGGACCTCTCTGACTGCAATTAGTCTGGCAGGAAACATGTGGGACTGTGGACCAGTTGTGTGTCCACTGGTGGCCTGGCTGAGAACCTTCCGTGGaaacaaagaaattaatatgATTTGTGCATTACCCAAAGAAGCTCAAGGGGAGAAGGTTATGGATACAGTTGACGCAAGTGGAGTTTGCAGGGGTTCCCCTGCTACACCATCAACTGTAATTATTCCCTCTACTTCTTTTGTCGCCTTTGCCCAGACCCCTGCCAGCTCTTTTATCCCAACCATCAAATCTGGAGACAGCAGAAGGAGCCAGGGGACGTCCTTGGAAGGCACCCCGTCTTCAGCACCTTCTCAGCCTGCTGTCCCACCACCTGAGCAAGACTTCGAACCGGTGTCTTTCCACAAGATAGTTGCAGGAAGTGTTGCCCTCTTCCTGTCAGTTGCCATGATCCTCCTGGTAATTTATGTCTCATGGAAGCGCTATCCAAGCAGTGTTAAGCAGCTACAAGAAAACTCGGCTGCTGCTCACAAACGTCGGAAAAAATCACGGGAGACAGAGCGCACACTTAGCACACCATTGCAGGAGTACTATGTGGACTACAAACCTAATAACACAGAGGGTACGGATGTGCTGGTCAATGGGACTGGACCATGCACCTACACCATCTCTGGCTCCAGAGAATGTGAGGTAAGACTCCACACAACTTATAGTCCATTGATATTGGTGAGAAGAGAAGTcagttttttaacagtttttaagaAATTCTTTCTGTTCTTGTGCTGTTTCGATGCCACATTTGGGAGATTTTTGTTGGATAAAAGTGTATGCATGGGAGGGACATGTTTTTGGCAGGGTTATTTTAGCAAGTGTTTTTGGCACAGTATGTAG